The Halomonas sp. 'Soap Lake #6' genomic sequence GCCTTCGTCAATTGAGTCAGCTGCTTCAAAAGCGTTTTCACGCTGCCCTTGCTGGGCAAGAATGTTAGCCGCCTCTAATCTCGTCTTTGCCGCTTGCTCAGGGGCCTGTTGTTCAGCTTGGCTTAGCAAGCGGTTGGCATCCTGGTCTGGCACGCGGTCAACCACGCTTGGGGGTTGCATGGCGCACCCTGTGACGAGAAGTGCCACGAAGGCAGTGGCAAGTAAACCACGTAGTGACTGTTTCATGTATCCTTCCTTAGTTTCCATTTGCGCTGCCGCTGCTTGGCGAGCAGATAAATGAGTCGTTGCAACAGCATAACGCACTGGCAGGGCAAGCCATTAACAAATCGGGAGTCACAATGACACACCAACATCCGGGTACATTGTACGTGGTTGCTACCCCAATTGGGAATTTGGAAGACTTAACGCCACGTGCTGCCCGGGTTTTAGCGCAGGTATCGCGGATTGCTGCTGAGGATACGCGCCACAGTGGTCGCTTATTGGCCCACCTGGGGATTAATAAGCCGATGCTTTCGCTGCATGATCATAATGAGGCGCGCCGTGTAGATACGCTGGACGCTTATCTTGAGGCGGGCGAAGATCTGGCCTTGATTAGCGATGCAGGCACGCCGCTAATCAGTGACCCAGGTTTTGTATTGGTCAGAGAGCTGCGTGCAAGGGGGCGTAAAATAGTGCCCTTGCCTGGTGCTTGTGCGCTGGTTACCGCGCTCTCTGGCGCTGGGTTGCCAACAGACCGATTTACCTTTGGCGGCTTTTTGCCTGCAAAACCTGGTGCGCGCCGCCAAGCGTTGGAGCAGTGGGAGGCACGTGAAGAAACGCTAGTGTTCTACGAGTCCCCCCACCGTATTCTGCATACTCTGGAGGCATTACGTGAACAAATGCCAACGAGAAATGTAGTGCTGGCACGGGAGTTAACCAAGACATTCGAGACATTCCTGCATGGCTCTCCGGATGAATTAATCAACTGTTTGACCAATGATGTGAATCAGGCGCGGGGAGAGTTTGTGGTGATTATCTCCGGTGCGCCTGCTGTTGTGCAGGAAGATCATCAGTCTATTCATGCAGACGAATTATTGAAATCCTTGCTGGCAGAAGGTGTGGGTGTCAAGCAAGGAGCGGCTGTTGCAGCCAGAATGTTAGGTGGAAGAAAGCAGGAATGGTATGCAAGATTGCAAGCAATTAAAGGTGAGCATTGAGGCAAACGCAGGGCGCTGGTATGCTTGCCGCCGGAGTTGGCCAGACAGTCGCCGCTAACATGCCAGTAATGGCTGCTTAGGGGAGGAAAGTCCGGGCTCCATAGGGCAGAGTGCCAGGTAACTCCTGGGCGGCGTAAGCCGACGGAAAGTGCAGCAGAGAGTAGACCGCCTAAGCCTTTCGGGGCCGGTAAGGGTGAAAGGGTGCGGTAAGAGCGCACCGCGCGCCTGGTAACAGTGCGTGGCAAGGTAAACCCCACTCGGAGCAAGACCAAATAGGGACCCAATGGCGTGGCCCGCGCTGGGTCCGGGTAGGTTGCTTGAGCGCTGTGGTGACGCAGCGCCTAGAGGAATGACTGTCCACGACAGAACCCGGCTTATCGGCCGACTCCCCATTTCAATGAAGGGTGTGCTCAGCACACCCTCCCAAATTTTGTGTGAGAGTAAAATGCCTTCTGCTGACGCTGACCAGGTCGCTTCCCACTATCGCCATACCAGCGTTTTATTGGAGGGGGCGGTAGAT encodes the following:
- the rsmI gene encoding 16S rRNA (cytidine(1402)-2'-O)-methyltransferase, translated to MTHQHPGTLYVVATPIGNLEDLTPRAARVLAQVSRIAAEDTRHSGRLLAHLGINKPMLSLHDHNEARRVDTLDAYLEAGEDLALISDAGTPLISDPGFVLVRELRARGRKIVPLPGACALVTALSGAGLPTDRFTFGGFLPAKPGARRQALEQWEAREETLVFYESPHRILHTLEALREQMPTRNVVLARELTKTFETFLHGSPDELINCLTNDVNQARGEFVVIISGAPAVVQEDHQSIHADELLKSLLAEGVGVKQGAAVAARMLGGRKQEWYARLQAIKGEH